GCGTCGTCGGCGGAAGAAGCCTGGAAGCGGCCCACGATGTCGCGGGTGTCGGCGGGGTTGACGTTGTCGAAGGTCCGCCCCGTGCGGCTGCGGCTCCACTCGCCCTGGATGTGGTTGCAGAATTCCTCGGCGGGCAGGACGTTCATGGGCTGGCTGGCTTGGGTCATCGCCATCGCGCGCTCAGGCGGCGGCCAGCAGTTCGAGCGGCTGGCGCATGTCCAGCCGCTCGATCGGCACCTCGCCCGCCACATAGTCGTGGTAGAGCGCCGTGGTGTAGAGCAGGCGCATCTGCGCGCCCACTTCGCAGATCTTCAGGCAGCGCCGCTGCAGCTCGGGCGTGTTGGCGTGCTCCAGCACGATCTGGTAGCCGCGCTCGCCGTGAATCTCGTCCGACACGATGTGCAGGTCGAAGAACTCCACCTCCTCGTCGCTGAACTTGTAGTTGTCGCGCAGCGTGGGGGTCTGCTTGCGGTAGATCGACGGCACCTGCGACTCCAGCCCCACCACGAGGCCGGCCACCGCCACGATCGGGTCTTCGCGCATGGCCACGGCATAGCACCAGCTTTGCAGCCCGCGCGTGGTGGGCGACATGTTGTCGGGGTCGATGACGCGCTCGCGCGTGGTGCCGCAGGCCTCAGCGAAGCGGATCAGCAGGTCGGTATGGCGGTCGCCGCCGATCTCTTCCTCGTACATGTTGGCCAGCAGGAAGTCCTTGGCCTCGGTGTACTGGTCGGGCATGCGCGCATAGATGCTGGCCAGGTAGTCGGCGAACGGCCCCACGTAGTGGTAGTGGTTCTCGGCCCAGCGCGCCAGGTGCGCGCGGCTGAGCAGGCCGCTGGACCAGGCCACGCTGAAGGGGGCCTTGTTGGCGCTTTTGCCCTTGATGGCATTTTCCAGCGCGGTGCGGAAATCGTCGCGGTTCATCAATGCAGACATGAGGACTCCTCTGGGGGTTGGAAACAAGCGAGTGTTCGGCTCTCATGCCGAACATCCATTTCAAAAAAGAATACTGTATACCAAAAATCAGAAAAAACAAGCAATCAAGGCAACTCCTATTGCAATTTGGCTTGATTGCGTGTTTGAATTATATATAGTATACCAAGTAGCGGTCCTGTTACCGTATACCTGCGGCCGATCCGAAGGGCCATGATCCCAATGCCAGGAGAACTCCCCATGAGTGTTTATCGAAAGCTGACCGCCATTGCCGCCCTCTCGCTTCTCGCGGGCGCGGCCATGGCGCAGACCTACCCCTCCAAGCCCGTGCGCGTTGTCGTCCCCACGGTTCCGGGCCCCCTCGACGTGTTTGCGCGCGCCGTGATGGAAAAAGTCGCCGACCGGCTCAAGCAGCCCTTCATCATCGACAACAAGCCGGGAGCCGGCGGCAACGTGGGCGCCGAGATGGTGGCCCGGGCACAGCCCGATGGCTACACCTTGCTGTTCGCGATCGACACCACCTTCACGGTCAATCCCGCGCTCTACAAGAAGAAGATGCCCTTCGATCCGGAGAAGGATTTCGCGACCATCTCGGTGCCCGTGACCTACGACCAGCTGATGGCCGTCAACCCCGGGGTGAAAGCCAACACGGTCGCCGAACTCGTCGCCCTCGCCAAGCAGCGCAAGCTGAGCTACGCGACCGGCGGCAACGGCTCGCCCAGCCACCTGACCATGGCGTCGTTCCTCTCGACCGCCGGCATCGACATGACCCATATCCCCTACAAGGGCACCGGGCAGTCCGTGATCGACGTGGTGGGCGGCCAGGTGGACTCCATCTTTGCCGTCAGCACCGGCGTGCTGCCGCAGGTCAAGGGCGGCAAGCTGCGCGCGCTCGCGGTGTCGGGCACCCAGCGCTCGGCCATGGCTCCCGAGGTGCCGACTGTCAGCGAAAGCGGCTTCCCGGGCTTCAGCGCCACGTTCGCCTATGCCGTGATGGCCCCCGCGGGCACGCCCAACGAGATCGTGCAGCTGCTCAACCAGGAAATCATCCGCGCCCTCGCCACGCCCGATCTGCAGGAGAAGAACCGGATGTCCGACTACACGGCGATGGCCATGACGCCCCAGCAGTCCGCCGCCTGGCTGCGCGAGATGCGCAAGAAGTGGAGCGACGTGATCACACACACCCACATCACGCTCGATTGAACCCCGTCGCTGCCGCATGCCATCTTCCATCGTCGAGACTCCCTGGGGCCGCCTCCAGGGCAGCAGCAGCCAGGGCGTCACGCGCTTTCTCGGTATTCCCTATGCGGCGGCGCCCACCGGAGCGCTGCGCCTGCGCTCGCCGCGCCCCCCGGTTCCGTGGCCCGGCCTGCGCGAGGCCCTGCGGCCGGGGCCGGCCAGCCTGCAGACGCTGAAGGGCCATCAGACCTGGCTCAACGACGCCTGCCCGGATCAGAGCGAGGACTGCCTGTTCCTGAACGTCTGGACCCCGGACCTCCACGCCAGGCTGCCGGTGCTGGTCTGGGTGCACGGCGGCCAGACACGCAACGGCCATGGTGCCGGCGCGGCCTTCGACGGGAGCACGCTCGCGCGCGAGCAGCGTCTGGTGGTCGTCACCCTGAACTACCGGCTCGGCGCGCTGGGCGGCCTCGCCCATCCCGCGCTGCAGGATGAGGCAAGCGGCCACTGCGCCAACTGGGGCCTGCAGGACAAACTCGCGGCGCTCGACTGGGTGCAGCGCAGCATCGCTGCCTTCGGCGGCGACCCGGGCCAGGTGACATTGGCAGGCCAGTCCTCGGGCGCCGCCAACGCGGCCCTGATCGCGGGCCATGGCCTGGCTGCGGGCAGCTACCACCGGCTGGTGCTGCAAAGCCCGCCACTGTTCCGCCCGCCGCTGTTCGTGGAGCTCGACGCCGCGGCGCAGTACACCGAGTTCCTCGCGCGGCAACTGGACCGTACCGTGCCGCAGCTGCGCGAGATGGACGGCCGCGCGCTGCAGCAGGCGGAGCAGGCGCTCGCGGCGTCGCCGGAGCTGGCCGCCATCATGGGCCGCCCCCGCACCGCCCCGGTGTGCGACGGCCGCCTGCTGCGGGCCTGGTCTTACGACACGCCGCCCGCCCCCTGCCCGACCCTGTTGGGCTGGACCCGTGACGAGGCGGATTTCTGGTTCGACCTGCGCGATGGCGAAGGCCGCGAGATCGCGCCGCTGCAGCCACCGCGCACCGTCGAGGCCTTCGCCGAGCGCGCCGCCGCGCTGGCGCGCCTGCACCATGCGTTCGATACCGGCCCCGATATCGCCGCACTCACCGCTGCCTACGAGGCTGCCCGCGACCCGGCCCGCGCGTGGTCGGCGCTGTACACCGATCTCGTGTTCCGAGCCCCCATCGTGCATTTCGCCGCGCGCCAGGCGCGCGCGGGACACGGCACCTATGCCTACGAGTTTGCCCAGCCGGTGGCGGCTCCGGGCCGCGGCTCGCCGCACGCCAGCGACGTACCCTTCGTCTTCGGCACCACGGGCCATGCGCATTTCGCAGGCAAGCTGGAGGCCTCGGACGACGTCCGGACCCTCTCGCAGGCCATGCGCGCCGCCTGGGGATCGTTCGCGCGGGACGGTGTTCCGTCCACCCCGTCGCCGTGGCCGGCGTTTGACACCCGGCAACCCCGCGCCATGCAGTTCGCGGCCCCCGCGCCGCGGGCCATGCCGCTACACCGGCCTGATCGCCTGGCCCTCTGGGCAGGCTACGCGAGCTGAGCATGGTGCTGTCGACCGACACGCTCTGGTGCGCGCTGGCCGTGATGACAGGCGCCTGCCTGCAGGGTGCCGGCGGCATCGGCTTCGCGCTGTTTGCGGCGCCGCTGGTGGCGCTGGTGTCTCCCGACCTGGTGCCGGGGCCGATGATCTTCCTGGGCGGCTGTGTCTCGCTGCTGGCCGCGCTGCGCGAGCGCCAGGCCATCGACTACCGCGCCGCCGCGGCGGCCCTGGCCGGACGGGTGCCGGGCTCCCTGCTGGCCGGCCTGGCCATGGGCCTGCTGCCGCGCTCGGCCTTTGCGCTGCTCTTCGCGGGGCTGATCCTGGGGGCCGTGGCCCTGAGCCTCTCGGGCTGGCGCATCCGTGCCAGTCCGCTGGTCATGGGTGGCGCGGGCTTCGCCTCGGGATTCATGGGCACGATCACCTCGGTGGGCACGCCCCCCATGGGGCTGGTGATGCAGAACATGGCGCCTGCCCGCCTGCGCGCCACCATCGGGCTCTTTCTCGTGGCAGGCTCGGCGGTTTCGCTCGCGGTGCTGTCAGGCATAGGCCGCTTCGGCTGGCCCGAAGTGCAGCGCAGCCTGTTGCTGCTGCCCGCGCTGGCCCTGGGTTTCTGGCTGTCCAATCCGCTGCGCGAACGCATCGATGCCACGGCATTGCGCCGCCTGGTGCTGGGCGTGTGCGCCCTGTCGGCCCTGGTGCTGCTGTGGCAGCACCGCTGAACAGATCTCAGGGCCTGTTCACCCTAGTCTCCGCAGGCCATGCCGTCCTTGCGCGGATCGGTGCCGCCGGCCAGGCGCCCGTCCTCTTCGCGCAGCACCACCTGGGCGCCGCCAAAATCGCTGCGCCCCGCCAGTTCTCCCGCTCCCGCCGCCGGTTCGGCGTAGCCGGCCGCCCGCAAGGCCTTCGTGAAGTCGTCTGGCATGCCGGCCTCGACGGCCAGGCGGTTGTCCGGCTCCAGCCGCCAGCGCGGCGCATCGATGGCCTGCTGCAGCGGCTGCTGCCAGGCCGCCAGGCGCAGCAGCAGTTGCAGATGGCCTTGCGGCTGCATCAGCCCGCCCACGACTCCGAATGCGGCATGGAAACGCCCATCGCGCAGCGCGGCACCGGGCACGACCGTATGGAAAGGGCGCTTCCCGCCTGCGGGGCCGTTGATATGGTCCAGCCCTGCGAAACCGAAACCCCGGTTCTGCAGCACGAAGCCACAGCCCGGCACCGCAATCCCCGAACCGAAGCGCTTGAAGATGCTGCTCATCAAGGTGACGGCCAGCCCATCGCCATCGACCACGACCGTGCAGACCGTGTTGCCCGAGGGATCGGCCACGGTTCTCCTGGCGTTGGCCATGGCCTCGGCCATCGCATCGACCAACTGAGCCATCGCCCGGGGCCTGTTCGTGTCCAGATCCAGGGACTCGATGGCGCGCAGGGCATCCAGCACCGCCACGCCATGCGTGTTGGGCGGACACTCCAGCACCTGCAAGCCACGGAACGACGCCGACAGCGGTTCGTCGAAATTGCCACTGTGTGCCGCCAGATCCTCCGTGCTCAGCAGCCCCCCTCGCTCCTGGGAGGCCCGGGCCACCGCGTTCGCCACCGCCCCATGGTAGAACGCCTGCCAGCCGCCCTCGGCGATGGCGCGCAGCACGGCCGCCAGTTCAGGGTTGGAAAAACGTTCACCGGCGCGTGGCGTGCGGCCTGCACGGTACAGCGCGGCGCAGTGCAGATCGGCCCGCAGCACGGGCTCGAACAAAGCCCACTCACGCGCGGCCACCGGCGCGACGGGAAAGCCCTGCTGCGCAGCCTCGATGGCGGCAGTGAACAGCCGCGGCCAGTCCAGCCGGCCATGGCGCTGATGGAGGTCATGCCAGCCGCGCACCACGCCCGGCGTGGTCACGGAATAGGCATGGCGCTCGGGGATGCGGGCCCCGGGCAGGCGAGCAACCTGCTCCGGCGACAGCGCGGCGGGCGCCCGGCCCGTGCCGTTGTAGCAATGCGCTGGCCCTTGCGCCGGCACCAGCATGGCAAGCAGGTCCCCACCGATGCTGGTCGCCATCGGCTCGACCACGCCCAACACGGCATCCGCCCCGATGGCGGCATCGACGGCGGAGCCGCCTTCGCGCAACAGGTTCAACGCCGCCGCCGCGGCCAGCGGATGGCCGGTCGCCACCATGCAGCGGTGGGCGCGAACAGCTTCGCGAA
This Variovorax terrae DNA region includes the following protein-coding sequences:
- a CDS encoding gamma-glutamyltransferase family protein; translated protein: MTMTPSPSLREAVRAHRCMVATGHPLAAAAALNLLREGGSAVDAAIGADAVLGVVEPMATSIGGDLLAMLVPAQGPAHCYNGTGRAPAALSPEQVARLPGARIPERHAYSVTTPGVVRGWHDLHQRHGRLDWPRLFTAAIEAAQQGFPVAPVAAREWALFEPVLRADLHCAALYRAGRTPRAGERFSNPELAAVLRAIAEGGWQAFYHGAVANAVARASQERGGLLSTEDLAAHSGNFDEPLSASFRGLQVLECPPNTHGVAVLDALRAIESLDLDTNRPRAMAQLVDAMAEAMANARRTVADPSGNTVCTVVVDGDGLAVTLMSSIFKRFGSGIAVPGCGFVLQNRGFGFAGLDHINGPAGGKRPFHTVVPGAALRDGRFHAAFGVVGGLMQPQGHLQLLLRLAAWQQPLQQAIDAPRWRLEPDNRLAVEAGMPDDFTKALRAAGYAEPAAGAGELAGRSDFGGAQVVLREEDGRLAGGTDPRKDGMACGD
- a CDS encoding TenA family transcriptional regulator, coding for MSALMNRDDFRTALENAIKGKSANKAPFSVAWSSGLLSRAHLARWAENHYHYVGPFADYLASIYARMPDQYTEAKDFLLANMYEEEIGGDRHTDLLIRFAEACGTTRERVIDPDNMSPTTRGLQSWCYAVAMREDPIVAVAGLVVGLESQVPSIYRKQTPTLRDNYKFSDEEVEFFDLHIVSDEIHGERGYQIVLEHANTPELQRRCLKICEVGAQMRLLYTTALYHDYVAGEVPIERLDMRQPLELLAAA
- a CDS encoding sulfite exporter TauE/SafE family protein translates to MVLSTDTLWCALAVMTGACLQGAGGIGFALFAAPLVALVSPDLVPGPMIFLGGCVSLLAALRERQAIDYRAAAAALAGRVPGSLLAGLAMGLLPRSAFALLFAGLILGAVALSLSGWRIRASPLVMGGAGFASGFMGTITSVGTPPMGLVMQNMAPARLRATIGLFLVAGSAVSLAVLSGIGRFGWPEVQRSLLLLPALALGFWLSNPLRERIDATALRRLVLGVCALSALVLLWQHR
- a CDS encoding carboxylesterase/lipase family protein; this translates as MPSSIVETPWGRLQGSSSQGVTRFLGIPYAAAPTGALRLRSPRPPVPWPGLREALRPGPASLQTLKGHQTWLNDACPDQSEDCLFLNVWTPDLHARLPVLVWVHGGQTRNGHGAGAAFDGSTLAREQRLVVVTLNYRLGALGGLAHPALQDEASGHCANWGLQDKLAALDWVQRSIAAFGGDPGQVTLAGQSSGAANAALIAGHGLAAGSYHRLVLQSPPLFRPPLFVELDAAAQYTEFLARQLDRTVPQLREMDGRALQQAEQALAASPELAAIMGRPRTAPVCDGRLLRAWSYDTPPAPCPTLLGWTRDEADFWFDLRDGEGREIAPLQPPRTVEAFAERAAALARLHHAFDTGPDIAALTAAYEAARDPARAWSALYTDLVFRAPIVHFAARQARAGHGTYAYEFAQPVAAPGRGSPHASDVPFVFGTTGHAHFAGKLEASDDVRTLSQAMRAAWGSFARDGVPSTPSPWPAFDTRQPRAMQFAAPAPRAMPLHRPDRLALWAGYAS
- a CDS encoding tripartite tricarboxylate transporter substrate binding protein, with the translated sequence MSVYRKLTAIAALSLLAGAAMAQTYPSKPVRVVVPTVPGPLDVFARAVMEKVADRLKQPFIIDNKPGAGGNVGAEMVARAQPDGYTLLFAIDTTFTVNPALYKKKMPFDPEKDFATISVPVTYDQLMAVNPGVKANTVAELVALAKQRKLSYATGGNGSPSHLTMASFLSTAGIDMTHIPYKGTGQSVIDVVGGQVDSIFAVSTGVLPQVKGGKLRALAVSGTQRSAMAPEVPTVSESGFPGFSATFAYAVMAPAGTPNEIVQLLNQEIIRALATPDLQEKNRMSDYTAMAMTPQQSAAWLREMRKKWSDVITHTHITLD